From the genome of Treponema denticola:
TCCATTAATAACGGCGGCAAGTTTACCGTAATCGAATGCAAGCCTGCAAGCCTTTCGGAAAGCAATATCTGTACACGGCTTTCTTTCCATTCCATATGTAACCTGATAGTTTCCGGCATAATCGCTTTCACCGAAATCTATTCCGTCGGTTCCTTTAAAAGAATCGATTACGGTAACATCAACGGAATTTGCATAATTGAACATAGCATCTATTTCTCCGTTTGCCATTGCGAACATAAGCGTATCTTCACCCGAATAAGTCTGTACGGTAATTTTGTCAACGGTAAGCTCTCCCAAAAAGGCATTTTGAGGAACAGCTTCATAAACGGACGTTTGAGAATCTTTATCGAGAGAAACAAGACGATAAGGGCCGCAGCCTAATGCGGCATCCTTTCCATTATATTGGCGATAATCTTCAACACCTTCCCAGACATGTTTAGGAAAAACCAAAGCGCTTAAAACCGCATTATTAATCCAATAATAAGCATCAGGCTCCGAAAAGGTAAGAGTACATTCGTTTTCTCCGGTAATTTCCCATTTTTCTAAGTTTTTTAAAGAACCAGTTTTTCTTACGTTTTTCATAAAATCAAATGTAAAAAGAATATCGTCTTTTGTAACCGGCTTTCCGTCATGCCAAACAGCCGTAGAAGGAAAAGTAAAAACCAATTGTTTTGCATCTTTGGAAATGCTAAAGGATTTAAAAAAATACGGGTGTATTTTTCCGTTCTTATCGGTGTATACAAAATGTGCTTGCGTTAAAGCGTTGTACTGTAAGGCGTCTGGTCTCTGCCTTTGCGAGCTGAAATCGTTTTGCTGAGCTAAATTAGTACCGATAACAAGATTTTCAACGTGCCCGCCTTTTTGAGCTTGCTGAGGCAAATCGGTTTTAGAACAAGCAGCGGACAGAACAAGAGCTGCAAATGCAGCCGACAAGATTTTAAAAAATGAGTTTTTCATAACCCCTCCAAAATATTACCGATATCCGCTTTAATGCAACAAATCCTCTCACAGGAAAAACCTGCAAGAGGATTTGTAAATACAAGGAAGCACCATACAATGCCGATAAGTATCTGCAATCCTCCCCGTCTCTCGCAAGGAGCAAAAGCTAAAATCATTAGGGCAAGTCTTCCGGCTTAAAAGTCATCATTCTTTTCGCCTTCCCAAAAAACTCAGTGGCATATTGAAAAGAACTCTTTAATTACGGCAGCGGGACTGCATAGGATTTTCACCTATTTCCTTTTTAATCGGCAATTACGCCGAACCTTAATGCGATTTCGGTTGTTTAATTTTAAGGAAAATATTTTCCAATTGAGAATGAGTATATCTTTTTTTTATATTTAATACAAGTACACATATCAAAATTAATATATTTATTACAAAGGAATAGATACCGGCTCTTTACTAAAAATAACAGGAAAATAAAATATTATATACCTTTTTTTGTAAACAAGAATATAAGGCAGCCCCTGTTATACATTACCTCACTTAAACTATAATCTCAGTCTTCCAATCTTTGATAGTCCGATTAGCTTCGTCAAAACTTGAACCGATTGCTATAATTTTTTTACCGCGGCCTGAATACTTGTCGGCATAGTTTTTTTCTTTGATTTGTTTTACGGCATTTTCCGCCGTTTCATTTGAGGTAAGCTTAAATTCAAAGATATAAACCTTATCTTTAAATTCGACAACGCAATCAGCCCTGCCTGTTGAACAATGAACTTCCGTATGCACAAACTGATTCATCAATGCAAATACAAGATAAACGGCAGTCTGATAATTTTGTTCACGCAAGGCTAAATCTTTTTCAGTTAAGTTATCGTAGGGTATTCCTGAAATTATTCCCTTCATCTTTTGCATAAAGCCGTCTACATCTCCGGCTTCTATCTGCTCGTAGAATTCCCAAATCGAAACTCCCGTTTTATCGGTTCTTATCGAGGTATAGGCAGGCAACAAGTTATCCAAAAAACCGTAACGCACTTCATCATTCGGAAAGCCCAAGCGGTACAGTCTTGAAAAATCGTTATAGTCCTTAATTGTCAAATATCCCGATTGGAAAAGAATGGGTAAGGGATTTATTGCATCTGCTCGGTAGGCTTCCAATCCGGATTCGTTCATCTTTACGTTTCCGTCAAGGTCGGGGATATTGTAATAAGCTTTCTTTAAGTATTCTACTAAAAATGTCGGCGTACCTGTTGCAAACCAATAGTCACGCATCCTTCCATCGGCAAAAACATTTAACAAGCTAAATGGATTGTACATATTTTTTCCGTCTTCGGAAAATTTATAGCCGTCATATCTTTGCTTTAACTTTGCAAGAGCTTCCTCATAAGTCAAGCTATTATTTTCTGCGAGGGCTGCAATCTCAGGTTTAAAATCGGCTTCAAGCTCTTCTTGAGAAATGCCGCAGACAGCAGAGTAATCCGACAATAGGCTTAAATCCCGTAAGTTGTTTAAATCGCTGAATATGCTGACCTTACTGAATTTTGTAACTCCGGTTAAAAATGCGAAGCGGAGGTATTGGTCTGCACTTTTTATAACG
Proteins encoded in this window:
- a CDS encoding ABC transporter substrate-binding protein; amino-acid sequence: MKNSFFKILSAAFAALVLSAACSKTDLPQQAQKGGHVENLVIGTNLAQQNDFSSQRQRPDALQYNALTQAHFVYTDKNGKIHPYFFKSFSISKDAKQLVFTFPSTAVWHDGKPVTKDDILFTFDFMKNVRKTGSLKNLEKWEITGENECTLTFSEPDAYYWINNAVLSALVFPKHVWEGVEDYRQYNGKDAALGCGPYRLVSLDKDSQTSVYEAVPQNAFLGELTVDKITVQTYSGEDTLMFAMANGEIDAMFNYANSVDVTVIDSFKGTDGIDFGESDYAGNYQVTYGMERKPCTDIAFRKACRLAFDYGKLAAVINGSYGTAPGAGIIPPSCKGFDPSLPILKTDIKEAARLLDEAGYKDINGDGFREYPDGSELKVMVTQQFSTRNKELFNRMSDVIMASLKNIGVKTYVDEESLRNDEVWEQNIIDGNYDISIGYTTSGMAQYTSAFRYFLADPRFEGENTWIWGTFHNDEFKDTFFAMQRASDDETYIKNVRKLQAMANDVAFAQALCWEKCFFPYRTDKYEGWDNYPSWGVIHPTTWFELRTIKK
- a CDS encoding ATP-binding protein — translated: MSMIRKMPIGVQSFEVLRKESFVYVDKTELIWRLVNESRVHFLSRPRRFGKSLLLSTLKAYFLGQKELFKGLAIEKFEEAEKEKREIWQEYPVLYLDFNTGIYDTKEGLLNRLISFLCEYEKIYGSTGLDLPDRFQNLIKASYEKTGRQAVILIDEYDKPLLQTMWKDEALNETYRTILKGFFGVIKSADQYLRFAFLTGVTKFSKVSIFSDLNNLRDLSLLSDYSAVCGISQEELEADFKPEIAALAENNSLTYEEALAKLKQRYDGYKFSEDGKNMYNPFSLLNVFADGRMRDYWFATGTPTFLVEYLKKAYYNIPDLDGNVKMNESGLEAYRADAINPLPILFQSGYLTIKDYNDFSRLYRLGFPNDEVRYGFLDNLLPAYTSIRTDKTGVSIWEFYEQIEAGDVDGFMQKMKGIISGIPYDNLTEKDLALREQNYQTAVYLVFALMNQFVHTEVHCSTGRADCVVEFKDKVYIFEFKLTSNETAENAVKQIKEKNYADKYSGRGKKIIAIGSSFDEANRTIKDWKTEIIV